In Desulforamulus hydrothermalis Lam5 = DSM 18033, a genomic segment contains:
- a CDS encoding YebC/PmpR family DNA-binding transcriptional regulator, which yields MSGHSKWSTIKRKKAKIDAQRGKIFTKISKEIIIAARNGGPDPAGNMRLKAAIEKAKAANIPNENIQRAIQKGAGGGEGTQFEEFTYEGYGPGGAAILLYVATDNRNRTAGEVRHILSKHGGNLGESGCVSWLFKEKGIIIIDRQETGISEDDIMLLAVEAGAEDVKVEEDSFEVISAPEDFANVKTAFIEQGIPVADAEIAMVPQTTVKLQGEEAEKMVRMIDLLEDNDDVQAVYTNFELAD from the coding sequence ATGTCAGGTCATTCCAAATGGTCCACGATCAAGCGCAAAAAAGCCAAAATTGATGCTCAACGAGGTAAAATTTTTACTAAAATATCTAAAGAAATTATTATTGCAGCGAGAAACGGCGGTCCTGATCCGGCCGGCAACATGCGGTTGAAAGCTGCCATTGAAAAGGCTAAAGCGGCTAATATTCCTAATGAAAATATACAGCGAGCCATTCAAAAGGGTGCCGGCGGCGGCGAGGGTACCCAGTTCGAAGAATTTACTTACGAAGGATACGGACCGGGCGGTGCCGCTATTTTACTTTATGTTGCCACTGATAACCGTAATCGCACCGCCGGGGAAGTGCGACATATTTTATCAAAGCACGGTGGCAATCTTGGTGAGTCAGGCTGTGTCAGCTGGTTGTTTAAAGAAAAAGGAATCATTATTATTGACCGCCAGGAGACCGGCATCAGTGAAGATGATATTATGCTGCTTGCGGTGGAGGCCGGTGCAGAGGATGTCAAGGTGGAAGAAGACAGCTTTGAAGTGATTTCCGCACCGGAAGATTTTGCAAACGTTAAGACTGCCTTTATTGAACAGGGAATTCCCGTGGCGGATGCGGAAATTGCCATGGTGCCCCAAACCACAGTTAAGCTGCAAGGGGAAGAGGCCGAGAAGATGGTTAGAATGATTGACTTGCTGGAAGATAACGACGATGTGCAAGCGGTGTACACTAATTTTGAACTGGCTGATTAA
- the nadE gene encoding NAD(+) synthase: protein MKELADKLTQWIKQEVLKAGARGAVIGLSGGIDSACVAALCKKAFPDHVLGVIMPCYSNPQDAEDAKLVAETLAVPYQEINLNEPFDWFVRRFTGQDYDLYSCDLAIANIKPRLRMITLYYLAARHNYLVVGTSNRAELVVGHYTKYGDGGVDLLPIANLVKFQVKELAKELGIPQRIIDKAPSAGLWFGHCDEQEMGITYQDLDHYILTGEASETVKKTIQTLERKRAHKRFMPPMPPEF, encoded by the coding sequence ATGAAGGAGTTAGCTGACAAACTAACACAGTGGATTAAGCAGGAAGTGTTAAAGGCGGGTGCCCGGGGAGCGGTAATTGGTTTAAGCGGTGGCATTGATTCTGCCTGTGTAGCTGCGCTTTGCAAAAAAGCTTTTCCGGATCACGTATTAGGTGTAATTATGCCGTGTTACAGCAATCCGCAAGATGCTGAGGATGCCAAATTGGTGGCAGAAACATTGGCGGTGCCCTATCAGGAGATAAACCTTAATGAACCTTTTGATTGGTTTGTGCGGCGTTTTACCGGTCAAGACTATGACTTATACAGTTGCGATCTGGCAATTGCCAATATAAAACCGCGCCTAAGAATGATTACCCTGTATTATCTGGCCGCCAGACATAATTATCTGGTGGTAGGTACCAGCAACCGGGCTGAACTGGTAGTAGGCCATTATACTAAATATGGTGATGGTGGCGTAGATTTGTTGCCAATTGCCAACTTAGTTAAATTTCAGGTGAAGGAACTGGCTAAAGAATTAGGCATTCCTCAGCGAATAATTGATAAGGCGCCTTCAGCCGGTTTGTGGTTTGGACACTGCGATGAGCAAGAAATGGGTATTACTTATCAAGATCTTGATCATTATATTCTTACCGGCGAAGCTTCCGAAACGGTCAAGAAAACCATTCAAACTTTAGAAAGAAAACGAGCTCATAAAAGATTTATGCCACCCATGCCGCCGGAGTTCTAA
- a CDS encoding complex I 24 kDa subunit family protein: MENREIKFLKLQQIIDAHEGKVSHLIAILQETQAEYGYLPKEALTYIATAMGISPATVLGVATFYAQFSLIPKGKYVIRVCDGTACHVRGSEPIMMALRKELSLTPDNPTTSDLMFTVETVSCLGACGLAPVVVADEEVHGQMTPDGIVEIVRKLAKSNSEN; this comes from the coding sequence ATGGAAAACAGAGAGATAAAATTTTTAAAGTTACAGCAAATAATTGATGCCCATGAAGGCAAGGTTTCTCACTTAATTGCCATTCTGCAAGAAACTCAGGCAGAATACGGTTATCTGCCAAAAGAAGCACTGACGTACATAGCCACGGCTATGGGAATTTCCCCTGCCACTGTTCTGGGGGTGGCAACTTTTTATGCCCAGTTTTCTCTCATACCTAAAGGCAAATACGTTATCCGGGTTTGCGACGGTACCGCCTGTCATGTGCGCGGCTCCGAACCCATCATGATGGCACTGCGTAAAGAGTTGTCCCTTACGCCTGACAACCCCACTACCAGCGACCTGATGTTTACCGTGGAAACCGTTTCCTGTTTGGGTGCCTGCGGATTGGCCCCGGTTGTGGTTGCTGATGAAGAAGTTCACGGGCAAATGACACCGGATGGCATAGTGGAGATTGTCAGAAAATTAGCTAAGTCTAACAGTGAAAACTAA
- a CDS encoding NADH-quinone oxidoreductase subunit NuoF: MLKSREDLYKLQQKAKAALAEQTMRILVCAGTGCVANGSLKVYERLKNLVAEHGLLAEVDLVKDVSHEGIGVNISGCHGFCQLGPLVRFEPSGLLYCKVQPEDCAEIVETTIINNSVVERLLYQDPNSGEKVKTQDEIPFYKRQVRVTLKECGRINPDDINDYIAHDGYQAIAKILEGMKPEDVIKEVTDSGLRGRGGGGFPTGRKWSFAASQPGPKKYVICNGDEGDPGAFMDRSVMEGNPHSVLEGMMIAGFAIGADEGYIYARAEYPLAIKRMRKAIADAEALGLLGNRVLGSDFSFKIHIKEGAGAFVCGEETALIASIEGERGMPRPRPPFPAVKGLWGCPTIINNVETLANLPAIINNGANWFRSFGTPNSAGTKTFALAGQIQNTGLVEVPMGMTLREIVFDIGGGLREGKKYKSVQIGGPSGGCLTEDKLDLPLDYDELMKVGAMIGSGGLVVMGEDTCMVETAKFFMGFVQNESCGKCVPCREGTKQMLALLTKITEGKGTEEDLALLEELAQNVKDGSLCGLGKTAPNPVLTTLRYFRHEYVAHVRDKKCPAGACQALKEYYIDPAKCKGCTVCARVCPAGAITGDKKQPHVINVDLCLKCGACMEKCKFGSIIIR; encoded by the coding sequence ATGCTTAAATCACGTGAAGATTTATATAAGCTGCAACAAAAAGCGAAGGCTGCACTGGCCGAACAAACCATGCGCATTTTGGTCTGTGCCGGTACCGGCTGTGTGGCCAACGGTTCGTTAAAAGTATATGAGCGCTTAAAAAACTTGGTGGCTGAACATGGCTTACTGGCAGAAGTTGACCTGGTTAAGGATGTCAGTCATGAAGGTATCGGCGTCAACATCAGCGGCTGTCATGGTTTCTGCCAGTTGGGTCCGCTGGTGCGTTTTGAACCCTCCGGTTTGCTTTACTGCAAGGTTCAGCCGGAGGATTGTGCCGAAATCGTTGAAACTACTATTATCAACAACAGCGTGGTTGAACGTTTGCTTTATCAGGATCCCAACAGCGGGGAAAAAGTTAAAACACAGGATGAAATTCCTTTTTATAAACGTCAGGTAAGAGTTACATTAAAAGAGTGCGGACGTATTAACCCGGACGATATTAATGACTACATTGCCCATGACGGGTACCAGGCTATTGCCAAAATACTTGAGGGCATGAAACCCGAAGATGTCATAAAAGAAGTGACTGATTCCGGACTGCGCGGTCGCGGCGGCGGCGGCTTTCCTACCGGTCGCAAATGGTCCTTTGCCGCCTCGCAACCGGGCCCTAAAAAATACGTTATCTGCAACGGTGATGAAGGCGACCCGGGTGCATTCATGGATCGTTCCGTAATGGAAGGCAACCCGCACTCAGTACTGGAAGGTATGATGATTGCCGGTTTCGCCATTGGGGCAGACGAAGGTTATATTTATGCCCGGGCAGAATACCCGCTGGCCATTAAGCGCATGCGCAAGGCCATCGCTGATGCGGAAGCCCTGGGATTGCTGGGCAACCGGGTTTTAGGCTCTGATTTTAGTTTTAAAATTCACATTAAAGAAGGTGCCGGTGCTTTTGTTTGCGGTGAGGAAACAGCGTTAATTGCTTCTATTGAAGGCGAACGCGGCATGCCTCGGCCCCGCCCCCCCTTCCCGGCTGTCAAAGGTTTATGGGGTTGCCCCACTATTATTAATAACGTTGAAACACTGGCTAACCTGCCCGCCATTATTAATAACGGCGCCAACTGGTTCAGAAGTTTCGGTACACCAAACAGCGCCGGCACAAAAACCTTTGCCCTGGCCGGTCAAATTCAGAACACAGGTTTAGTGGAAGTCCCCATGGGTATGACCCTGCGGGAAATTGTGTTTGATATCGGCGGCGGTTTACGGGAAGGCAAAAAATATAAATCTGTACAAATCGGCGGACCCTCCGGCGGTTGCTTAACTGAAGATAAACTGGATCTTCCTTTGGATTATGATGAGCTCATGAAGGTAGGCGCTATGATTGGCTCCGGCGGTCTGGTTGTCATGGGCGAGGATACCTGTATGGTTGAAACTGCCAAATTCTTTATGGGTTTTGTCCAAAACGAATCCTGCGGTAAATGTGTTCCCTGCCGTGAGGGTACCAAACAAATGTTAGCTTTGTTGACCAAGATTACCGAGGGTAAGGGTACCGAGGAGGATCTGGCGCTGCTGGAAGAATTAGCGCAAAATGTTAAAGACGGTTCCCTCTGCGGCCTGGGCAAAACCGCCCCGAACCCGGTTCTTACCACTCTCCGTTACTTCCGCCATGAGTATGTTGCCCATGTACGGGATAAGAAGTGTCCGGCCGGCGCTTGCCAGGCTTTAAAAGAATACTATATTGATCCTGCTAAATGCAAAGGCTGCACAGTATGTGCCAGGGTTTGTCCGGCCGGTGCCATTACCGGAGATAAGAAGCAGCCCCATGTCATTAATGTGGATCTTTGCCTGAAGTGCGGTGCCTGCATGGAAAAATGCAAATTTGGTTCCATTATTATCAGATAA
- a CDS encoding [FeFe] hydrogenase, group A — protein MSGKITINGQVIDFTDEKNILSVARKAGIEIPTLCYHPELTIAGACRLCVVEIERMGIQASCSTAPVDGMVVYTNSERVNRVRKMVLELLLANHDRECTTCESSGACKLQKYASDYGIKRLRYPGRTAPAPLDTSSLSVVRDPNKCILCGLCVRVCKEIQGIGVWDFKNRGSRTEIVAAMDQPLAESACINCGQCIAVCPCGALTSNSTAIDEVWAAIRNPKKTVICQIAPAPRAALGEEFGLGSVDVTKKIVAALRKIGFDKVFDTVFTADMTTIEEANEFLSRLVKGEKLPLFTSCCPGWVKYAEQFHPELLNNLSSCRSPQQMFGSLLKKKYAKELGIAPQDMFVVSIMPCTAKKYEAKRPEFMTEGAYDVDAVLTTVEAARMFREAGIIFSSLADSEFDQPMQQATGSGVLFGTTGGVMESVVRYVAGKMLNAEGRVDVEFTRGMENTKIAGINVGEHKLTLAVVNGLAAAEELIKKIQSGQIEVHAVEVMACPGGCVGGGGQPFVNDQEHRLARAKEIYNIDAQLELHKAQDNEDLENIFQKYWGGCCNHETHHDLHTHYQPKKRIVGNEILIKDGTGPEITVCLGEGCLKKGSLAVVEKLLPFPVKLKGVFCLEHCGNGVSVKINGQIQNVEPDNVLAFIKANCGCNCSSCS, from the coding sequence ATGAGTGGTAAAATAACCATTAACGGACAAGTAATAGACTTTACCGATGAGAAGAACATTTTATCCGTAGCACGCAAGGCCGGTATCGAAATACCTACCCTGTGCTATCATCCGGAATTAACCATTGCCGGCGCCTGCCGCCTGTGCGTAGTGGAAATTGAGCGCATGGGTATTCAGGCTTCCTGTTCTACCGCTCCGGTGGACGGAATGGTCGTCTACACTAATTCCGAGCGTGTTAACAGAGTGCGCAAAATGGTTTTGGAACTGCTGTTGGCCAATCACGACCGCGAGTGCACCACCTGCGAATCCAGCGGTGCCTGCAAGCTGCAAAAGTATGCCAGTGATTACGGCATTAAGCGCCTGCGCTATCCCGGCCGCACTGCACCGGCACCGCTGGACACCTCCAGCCTGTCGGTGGTTCGGGATCCCAACAAATGTATTTTGTGCGGCCTTTGCGTCAGGGTGTGCAAAGAAATCCAGGGCATCGGTGTTTGGGACTTTAAAAACCGCGGTTCCCGCACTGAAATAGTGGCTGCCATGGACCAACCCTTGGCTGAGTCCGCTTGCATTAACTGCGGCCAGTGTATAGCTGTTTGTCCCTGTGGCGCTTTAACTTCAAATTCTACTGCCATTGACGAAGTATGGGCAGCAATCCGGAACCCCAAGAAAACCGTCATTTGCCAGATTGCCCCGGCGCCCCGGGCTGCCCTGGGCGAGGAGTTTGGCCTTGGCTCTGTTGATGTAACCAAAAAAATTGTAGCAGCTTTACGCAAAATCGGTTTTGACAAAGTTTTTGACACCGTCTTTACCGCTGATATGACCACCATTGAAGAAGCCAACGAATTTCTCAGCCGGCTGGTGAAAGGTGAAAAGTTGCCGCTTTTTACCTCATGCTGCCCCGGCTGGGTCAAATATGCCGAACAATTCCATCCGGAACTGTTAAATAATTTATCTTCCTGCCGCTCGCCGCAGCAAATGTTTGGCTCGCTATTAAAGAAAAAATATGCCAAAGAACTAGGCATTGCACCACAAGACATGTTTGTGGTATCCATCATGCCCTGTACCGCTAAGAAATACGAAGCCAAACGGCCGGAATTTATGACTGAAGGCGCTTATGACGTGGACGCTGTTTTAACAACCGTCGAAGCAGCCCGCATGTTCAGAGAAGCCGGCATCATTTTCAGTTCCCTGGCGGATTCGGAGTTTGACCAACCCATGCAACAGGCTACCGGCTCCGGTGTTTTGTTTGGTACAACCGGCGGCGTGATGGAATCTGTAGTAAGATATGTTGCAGGCAAAATGCTGAATGCCGAAGGGCGGGTTGACGTTGAATTTACCAGAGGCATGGAAAACACTAAGATAGCCGGCATCAATGTCGGTGAACACAAATTAACGCTGGCCGTAGTTAACGGTTTAGCTGCCGCAGAAGAATTGATCAAGAAAATTCAGAGCGGACAAATTGAGGTACATGCCGTTGAAGTTATGGCTTGTCCGGGAGGCTGCGTCGGCGGCGGCGGACAGCCCTTCGTTAACGATCAGGAACACCGCCTGGCTCGCGCCAAGGAAATTTATAATATTGATGCCCAGCTGGAATTGCATAAGGCTCAGGACAATGAAGACCTGGAAAATATTTTCCAAAAATATTGGGGTGGTTGCTGCAACCATGAAACCCATCATGATTTGCACACCCATTACCAGCCTAAAAAACGTATAGTCGGCAACGAAATCCTCATTAAAGACGGGACAGGCCCGGAGATTACCGTTTGCCTGGGCGAAGGTTGCTTAAAGAAAGGCTCTCTGGCTGTAGTGGAAAAACTGCTGCCCTTTCCGGTTAAATTGAAAGGCGTTTTCTGCCTTGAACACTGCGGCAACGGCGTATCCGTTAAAATAAACGGCCAAATACAAAACGTCGAACCGGATAATGTACTGGCTTTCATCAAAGCCAACTGCGGCTGCAACTGCAGTAGCTGTTCATAA
- the nuoE gene encoding NADH-quinone oxidoreductase subunit NuoE: MGAECKCQCEQDNKLDALFAQYKGNPNGLIVVMAAIQESQGYLPKDLLVRTAEELGVPLSDVYGVATFYAAFSLRPRGRHTVNLCLGTACYVKGAPEVQAMLEKEMGIKAGNTTEDRRFSLDLVRCLGACGIAPVMTVNGEVYPRMTAEKVAEILAKYE, translated from the coding sequence ATGGGTGCAGAGTGCAAATGCCAATGTGAACAGGATAATAAGCTGGATGCCCTGTTTGCGCAATATAAGGGCAATCCCAACGGCCTTATTGTCGTAATGGCCGCCATCCAGGAATCCCAAGGTTACCTGCCCAAAGATCTTTTGGTTAGAACAGCCGAGGAATTGGGCGTTCCCCTCAGTGATGTCTACGGTGTAGCTACCTTTTATGCAGCTTTCAGCCTCCGCCCCAGGGGCAGACATACCGTCAACCTTTGCCTGGGAACCGCTTGCTATGTGAAAGGTGCTCCCGAAGTACAAGCCATGCTGGAAAAAGAAATGGGCATTAAGGCCGGCAACACCACCGAAGACCGCCGCTTCAGCCTGGATCTGGTAAGATGCTTGGGAGCTTGCGGCATTGCGCCGGTAATGACCGTTAACGGAGAAGTTTACCCGCGAATGACAGCGGAAAAAGTAGCTGAAATTCTGGCCAAATATGAATAA
- the nuoF gene encoding NADH-quinone oxidoreductase subunit NuoF: MNFTELELLRATAKEAVKLRLGQEPSDNYKYHVLVCGGTGCISIGCQNTLEALRKAIDSHGLQDTVKLVVTGCMGTCEMGPVITVFPEGYYYCRVQPEDAEEIVTSHLKQGKYVERLCYHAPDGTVQPRKSDMTFFKKQKRNALRNCGLINQTSLEEYIAMDGYVALAKVLQQMTPQQVVDEIKKSGLRGRGGAGFPTGVKWQFVLDQKSDQKYIVCNGDEGDPGAFMDRSVLEDDPYSVIEAMTIGGFAVGANKGYAYIRLEYPRAIDHFTKALNRAREVGLLGNNILGSDFSFDIEIRVGAGAFVCGEETALLASIEGRRGEPRPRPPFPAVSGLFGKPTVINNVETWANICPIIINGGDWYASMGTEKSKGTKVFTLAGKITNTGLVEVPMGITLREMVEDIGGGVPGGKAFKAAQTGGPSGGCIPAAYLDTPIDYENLAALGSIVGSGGMIIVDEGTCMVDLAKFYLGFTQDESCGKCTPCRIGTKRMLEILERITKGLGKEGDLELLIELANSIKASALCGLGQTAPNPILSTLRYFRDEYEAHIKDKVCPAGVCKMPRKGLKS; the protein is encoded by the coding sequence ATGAATTTTACTGAACTCGAATTATTAAGAGCAACTGCTAAGGAAGCTGTTAAATTACGTCTGGGTCAAGAACCCTCTGACAATTATAAATATCATGTGCTGGTATGCGGCGGTACCGGATGTATATCAATCGGTTGCCAAAATACCCTGGAAGCTCTCCGGAAAGCGATAGACAGTCACGGCTTACAAGATACTGTCAAATTGGTTGTAACCGGTTGCATGGGTACCTGCGAAATGGGACCGGTTATCACGGTTTTCCCGGAAGGATATTATTACTGCCGCGTGCAACCCGAAGATGCTGAAGAAATCGTTACTTCCCACCTCAAACAAGGTAAATATGTGGAGCGGCTTTGCTACCACGCTCCTGACGGAACCGTACAACCCCGCAAATCAGACATGACATTCTTTAAAAAGCAAAAACGCAATGCCTTGCGCAACTGCGGCCTGATTAACCAAACTTCCCTTGAAGAATACATTGCCATGGACGGCTATGTTGCTTTGGCAAAGGTTCTGCAGCAAATGACACCCCAGCAGGTCGTAGATGAAATTAAAAAATCCGGCCTGCGCGGTCGCGGCGGCGCCGGCTTCCCCACCGGCGTTAAGTGGCAATTCGTATTAGATCAAAAGTCAGACCAGAAATACATCGTGTGCAACGGCGACGAGGGCGACCCGGGTGCCTTTATGGATCGCTCTGTACTGGAAGATGACCCCTATTCTGTTATTGAAGCAATGACCATTGGTGGATTTGCGGTGGGCGCCAATAAGGGTTATGCCTACATTCGTTTGGAATACCCCAGGGCTATTGATCACTTCACCAAAGCCCTTAACCGGGCCAGAGAAGTGGGCCTGTTAGGCAACAATATCTTGGGCAGTGATTTCAGTTTTGATATTGAAATCCGGGTTGGTGCCGGCGCCTTTGTTTGCGGCGAAGAAACCGCCCTGCTGGCCTCCATTGAAGGTCGTCGCGGTGAGCCCCGGCCACGTCCGCCCTTCCCCGCCGTTTCCGGCTTATTTGGCAAACCCACCGTTATTAATAACGTGGAAACCTGGGCTAACATTTGCCCAATAATTATTAACGGTGGCGACTGGTATGCCTCTATGGGTACCGAAAAGAGCAAAGGTACCAAAGTCTTCACGCTGGCCGGCAAAATTACCAATACCGGCTTGGTGGAAGTGCCTATGGGCATTACCCTGCGGGAAATGGTAGAAGATATTGGCGGCGGTGTACCGGGCGGTAAAGCCTTTAAGGCTGCCCAAACCGGTGGTCCCTCCGGCGGTTGCATCCCGGCCGCTTATCTTGACACACCGATTGATTATGAAAACCTGGCTGCCCTTGGTTCCATTGTTGGTTCCGGCGGTATGATTATCGTTGACGAAGGAACCTGTATGGTTGACCTGGCAAAATTCTACCTGGGCTTTACCCAGGACGAATCCTGCGGTAAATGCACCCCCTGCCGCATTGGCACCAAGCGTATGCTGGAAATTCTTGAACGAATCACAAAGGGGTTAGGCAAGGAAGGCGATTTGGAACTGTTAATTGAACTGGCCAACTCCATTAAGGCTTCTGCCCTTTGCGGCCTGGGTCAAACTGCTCCGAACCCCATCCTCAGCACCCTGCGTTATTTCCGCGATGAATATGAAGCACACATTAAGGATAAAGTCTGCCCGGCCGGCGTTTGTAAAATGCCCCGCAAAGGCCTAAAATCCTAG